A window of Streptomyces sp. NBC_01689 genomic DNA:
ACCGATAGCGTCGAGACCGGACCAGGATTCGACGGAATCGGTACCCGCACAAGCCTCGGGCGACTAGATCGGTCGTCACCGGTCCTGGCGCGTCCGTCCCTCCCGTCGGCCCCGTCGATCCCTTCGGCCCCGTCGCCTGTCGCCCCTGTCGGCCTTGCCGATTCCGGTGACGCCGCCGTCGTCGCCGTCGTGCGCCCTCACGCCATCCGGCCGAGCTCCCGCGCGTCCACGCGGAACTCCGGTTCCCGGCCGGAGACCAGCAGCTCCGCCTCGTCGGCGACCACCAGGCCGAGCCGGGCCAGCTCGTTGCCCTGGGAGCCCGCGAGGTGCGGGGTGACGAAGGCGTTCGGAAGGTCGTAGAGCGGGGAGTCCGGCGGGAGCGGCTCCGGATCGGTCACGTCGAGGACCGCCGCGAGCCGGCCGTTCCGCAGCTCCTCGATCAGCGCGTCGTGGTCGACGAGCGAGCCGCGCGCGGTGTTGACGAGCACCGATCCGTCGGGCATGAGGGCGAGTTCGCGGCGTCCGATCAGATGCCGCGTCTCGGCGGTCTGCGGTGCGTGGACACTGACGACGTCGCTGCCTCCGAGCAGGGCGTCGAGCGGCAGCAGCGGGACCCCGAGGGCGGCGGCCCCGGCCTCGTCGACGTACGGGTCGGCCAGGCTCACCCGCAGATCGAGGGGCCGCAGCAGTTCGATGAGGCGGCGCCCGGTGCGCGAGGCCCCGATGACGCCGACGCGGCGGCCGAAGTTGCCGATGCCGGGGACGACCCCCTGGTGCGGGAAGACCCGCTCGGTGCGCAGGCGGTCCCGATGGGTGAGGACGTCCTTGCCCGCGAGCAGGATCATGGCGAGCGTGTACTCGGCGACGGGCAGCGCGTTGGCCCCGGCCGCCGACGACACGACGAGCCCCCGCTCCCAGACGGCGGGCGTGACGAAACCCTTCACCGAGCCCGCGGCGTGCAGCACCGCGCGCAGCTTCGGCGCCGCGTCCAGCGCGGCCGCGTCCAGCGGCGGGCACCCCCAGCCGCTGATCAGGATCTCGGTCGCGGCCAGCGCCTCGCGGACGGCGGGCCGGGTGAAGTCCTCGGCGACCAGCGCCGGATCGATGTCGACGAGGTCCCGCAGCCGGGCCAGTACGTGCGGCGGGAAGATCCGCGGCACGTTCTCCGCTGTCATGGCGAACATCGCGACGGGACGCTCGGACGGGGCGGGGGGTTCGGACGGGGCGGGGCGCTCGGACAAGGAGTCGGCCTTCCGGCTCGGCAGCCTCGGGGGAAAGCGTTCTCCACGTTAGGCGGCGCCGCGTGAGAGGGTCAATGGACGGGCCGCCGGGACGCCCGGGGCGACCAGGTAGTTTCCAGCAGTGGCCACCGCGCACCGCACGGCCACGGACCACGATCTCCCGGGGAGGGACGACAGGGATGACCAAGCCCCTGACCAACTGGGCCGGCAACATCACGTACACCGCCGAGGAACTGCACCGGCCGCAGTCGCCCGACGCGCTAGCGGCCCTGGTCGCGAAGAGCGCCCGGGTACGGGTCCTGGGCAGCGGACACTCCTTCAACGAGATCGCCGACCCGGGCCCGGACGGCGTCCTGCTCTCGCTGGCCGCGCTGCCCCCGGTCGTCGACGTCGACACGGCGGCCCGTACGGTCCGGGTCGCCGGCGGCGTCCGGTACGCCGAGCTGGCGCGCCGGGTCCACGAGCACGGGCTCGCCCTGCACAACATGGCCTCGCTGCCGCACATCTCGGTGGCGGGATCCGTGGCGACCGGCACGCACGGCTCCGGCATCGGCAACGGCTCGCTCGCCTCGGCGGTCCGCGAGGTGGAACTGGTCACGGCCGACGGCTCGGTCCTGGCCATCGGCCGCGGGGACGCGGGCTTCGACGGGGCGGTGACCTCCCTCGGCGCGCTCGGCGTCGTCACCGCGCTCACCCTCGACCTGGAACCGGACTTCGGGGTGAGCCAGCACGTGTTCACCGAACTCCCCGAGGACGGGCTGGACTTCGAGGCGGTGGCGGCGGCCGCGTACAGCGTGAGCCTGTTCACCGACTGGAGGCGGCCGGGCTTCCGGCAGGCGTGGCTGAAGCGGCGCACCGACCAGCCGGCGGCGGACTTCCCGTGGGGGACGCCCGCCACCGAGGCCGTGCACCCGGTCCCGGGCATGCCCGCCGGGAACTGCACCCGGCAGTTCGGCGTCCCGGGCCCCTGGCACGAGCGACTGCCGCACTTCCGGGCGGAGTTCACCCCCAGCAGCGGGTCCGAGCTGCAGTCGGAGTACCTGCTGCCGCGCGCCGACGCGGCCGAGGCGCTGCGCGCGCTCGACGGCGTGCGCGGTGCCGTCGCCCCGCTGCTGCAGATCTGCGAGGTGCGGACGGTGGCCGCGGACCGGCAGTGGCTGAGCCCCGCCTACGGACGGGACACCGTGGCCCTGCACTTCACCTGGGTCGACGACACGGCGGCCGTGCTGCCGGTGGTCCGCGAGGTCGAGGCGGCGCTGGAGCCGTTCGCTCCGCGGCCGCACTGGGGCAAGGTGTTCACCGTGCCGTCGGACGTGCTGCGCGGGCGCTATCCGCGGCTGGACGACTTCCGGGCGCTGGTCCGCGCGACGGACCCGGCGGGCAAGTTCGCCAACGCCTTCGTGTCGGACTTCCTCCACCCCGTTTCCTGACCCCTTGCCGAACGTCCTTCCCCGGCCGTAGCGTTGCGCCGCCGTCCGGGGCCCCCGCGCACCGTCCCGGACCCGTTCCGGGCGACCCGGTCTGGCTGGGCGCCGCCGCCTTCGCCCTGGAAGGGGCGCTCGACACCGTGGGGCCCCGGCCCGCGCGCGGCAGAACCGCCGCGCGCCGCTCCGTCCCCGCCGAGTCCGCCGCCGTGCCGTCCGTCCGCACGCCGCCGGTCCCCGCGCGACCCGTCCTCGTGCAGGGCCGCACCGCGCCGCCGTCCTGACGCCGGAAGGGAGGCTCCCCGCCACACCGCTCCGTCCGTCCCCGCCCCCGCCGCCCGTGCGCCTCCGCCCCCGGCACCGGCCGGTGCCGGTTTCGCGCGGACCCGCGTGCGGGGCCGACCCAGGAGAGCCATGTCCTTCCGCACCCCGCCCAGGCCCCCGGCCGCCCACGGCCCGGGGACCCCTCCGTCCGGCATCGCCCACGTCGAGGACGTCTCACCCGGGAGCGGGGCCCTGCCCCCACGCGCCCGTGGCACGTCCTCGGACGCCGTCTCCCTCTCGCTGAACGGGAACTGGCTCTTCCGGCTGTCCCCCACGGCCGACGCGCGGGACGACTCCTTCGCGGCGGCGCGCTACGACGCCGGGGACTGGGACCGCGTCGACGTGCCCGGCCACTGGGTGCTCCAGGGACACGGCGCGCCCGTCTACACCAACCACCGCTACCCGTTCCCGGTCGACCCGCCGCGGGTGCCGACCGAGAACCCGACCGGCGACCATCTGCGCGCCTTCGACCTACCGTCCGGGTGGCCCCCCGGCGGCGACGCGGTGCTGC
This region includes:
- a CDS encoding hydroxyacid dehydrogenase, with product MTAENVPRIFPPHVLARLRDLVDIDPALVAEDFTRPAVREALAATEILISGWGCPPLDAAALDAAPKLRAVLHAAGSVKGFVTPAVWERGLVVSSAAGANALPVAEYTLAMILLAGKDVLTHRDRLRTERVFPHQGVVPGIGNFGRRVGVIGASRTGRRLIELLRPLDLRVSLADPYVDEAGAAALGVPLLPLDALLGGSDVVSVHAPQTAETRHLIGRRELALMPDGSVLVNTARGSLVDHDALIEELRNGRLAAVLDVTDPEPLPPDSPLYDLPNAFVTPHLAGSQGNELARLGLVVADEAELLVSGREPEFRVDARELGRMA
- a CDS encoding FAD-binding protein; the protein is MTKPLTNWAGNITYTAEELHRPQSPDALAALVAKSARVRVLGSGHSFNEIADPGPDGVLLSLAALPPVVDVDTAARTVRVAGGVRYAELARRVHEHGLALHNMASLPHISVAGSVATGTHGSGIGNGSLASAVREVELVTADGSVLAIGRGDAGFDGAVTSLGALGVVTALTLDLEPDFGVSQHVFTELPEDGLDFEAVAAAAYSVSLFTDWRRPGFRQAWLKRRTDQPAADFPWGTPATEAVHPVPGMPAGNCTRQFGVPGPWHERLPHFRAEFTPSSGSELQSEYLLPRADAAEALRALDGVRGAVAPLLQICEVRTVAADRQWLSPAYGRDTVALHFTWVDDTAAVLPVVREVEAALEPFAPRPHWGKVFTVPSDVLRGRYPRLDDFRALVRATDPAGKFANAFVSDFLHPVS